Below is a genomic region from Rhododendron vialii isolate Sample 1 chromosome 5a, ASM3025357v1.
TTATGAGGGGCCAAACCATATATGTGTCCATTAATGtgattttttctcttcttttttcggGATACAAATGGCATGCATACAATCAGTGCAAGGAAGATTATAGACTAAACAAAAAAGTAagggttttgtgttttttacctttaatttctttatcgtttgttcaattttaattttgttgctcatgtgtgtgttttttttcccttcccgctgggtttgatggttttttttttggttgtctaACAAAAGGATAAGGATAACTTGGGTTTCATTATGTTAATTTTGTGTTGTCATTAGGAGATGGGTTGTGTGATGCTTCATCCAGAGTGATACTTCTTTTTAATAACCCTTGCAGATtacttttctttaatttttagaTGATGAAATTTTGTCTGACAAGCATTACGATTATTAGTGGCTTTTAGGCTATTATAATTCATGCCTTCCTTTTATGGTGTCATTCAGCTTATGTGCGGTGACTGTCAATAATTACCAATATTTAGGTTCTTGAgatgttttgtgtgttttttaaGGTTATACAGCCTTTGCTATATTCAGAAGTGGGGGGAAGAGATTATACGTGCCATATCCATAGAGAAAAAGGTGAAATGTCGATTGAAAAGTTGTTGATTCGAATATACAGATGGGTAAGGTCATGgaatcttttaagttttgttgctTTACATTTGATTAATATCTTTTCGTTCATGGCTATGTTTGTATATTCTGTCAAAATCAAGTGaagctttttgggcttttaggTCAAAGGGGCGAATTCCTGGATCTATAGTCTGATGCTTTGAAGCATTTGGTGCTTCATTAGTGTGAAGCTTCATCCTGCCTTCAACTTGGGTaaaatttgtttgatttgaaaagccCTAATATATACCCGGTGCTCAAATCATCATTTGGGTGTGTTAAATGCTTAAAATCCCTAATTTTGATGGTGTTTGATGCTTAGTTAAAGAGTCCTTTTAGTGAAGGGGTTAGGGCGTTGAGCACACTATCAGAATTgcatgcttgaccgattcctagacctaaaataatgggttgccccaagcgtagggctgagaccgatatagcacaatacccggtaagaccggagtcgaatccactaaggatgGTGAAGTGCATGCtgtggaacctcgggttgtagtattaaagttagctcttaggtagccaccccttgtcttttagttgattaattaactaatactaacagataacttgctcaaatgattaaaaagagaggcacggtcgtagggaatccagcgctcgctacccaatcagaatccggTCGTTGctcgcttttcaaggttctaaaaaaaatggttaaatttagggagaattggaaactccgaaggatgcgaatcctaaggttgccggtcccgtacacagcggcgaacaggttttggtcccccgttcccaCTCACATGAGTCTCGGCAATGCCTCGGATCATctaacggacgtagttttcaccaactaaatttattaaattaaattaatgcACGAAAAagttgcgagacgaatcctaattgggtcgctgcgcgcctttacccaacgaccaaacctcagataAACTACTCACTaattattagaaataaaaagaataaaactctagaattaatcatgctttttaatacgcgagatgaaaaataaataaaagatctaagttaaacaagaacgAACTAACAACTTGTATAAAGAGCATAAATTAAAACAAGTTACTTAAGTGCGAATAATTAAACAAACTttcaaataacttgaaaggaacaaaatattcaaagaaaactaaacaatactCGGAACCAAAGAAATCCATATGGCAGCCCCGATCCTCAATTCTCCTCTCGGTACCCCCGTCCTGTTTTCCTCTGTGTCTTTTCCTTGTGTAAAAGAAATATGAAAGTCGTACGTGACTCCAAGAAAAAGATACCGCAGCCCCGTCCTTTCGTCGTCCTTTTATAAGTGATGAGAAGAGCCgacctaaaaaagaaaaactatgtttCTCTTCTTGTTTATTCTAGCCCGTGAATTACCTTTTAAAGGCCCACCCTTTAGTCAAATCAAAAAGAACTGTGAACATTGGCCCACCATTTGGTCATAAGTCCAAGTCTTATTCTTTCAGTGAACATTGAAGCTATCCTCCGCCAATTTGACTTGCGAATCATTGCATCTGATTGCAGTCCAGACCTTCCACTTGATTGAATTCAAACGGCTCAACGTCGAATACCGTTTAATATTTCAACTTTGCAAATTTTTGTATCAAACtcttcaaatacctacaatacacaaattaagcattaatctccgaataataatataaaaatgggacttaataaagataaattaaaagGCGCTAATGCGaacatttacgcacctatcattGCAACTCAAAAGCTCAAACTCCATCCAAGTTTTGAGAACTTCTACTTATTTGCACTTTCCTTTTCTGTATAGCACCGAAACAGGGTATCTGTTTGGACCTTTTCATGAAGCCCGAGTTGCCCTTGGTAGTAATCCAAGTCAGCAGGAATCCATTCGTTATGCATTAGGAAAATATCATCTCTTCCCATTGGTGAatcattgttttcttttcaacttAGAAGTAAGACAAGTGGTGACTCTAAAGGCTTTTAATCAATTAGGCACAAAAGCTTTCTATTTGGTGTGTTTATTCAGCATGTGTGCATGATACTTAGTTTCTtggtttggggggggggggggggggggggggggggggggtgggagGGGGGCTTTATGATTGCTATTCGTCATGTACATGGAACAAAGCTGAATACCTAAGTTAGTTGTCGGTTGAAATTTGTTAAAATTGAGATGGAAATGAATGTTGTTTGTTTAATCATTTTGTATAATAACTTGATTGTGTTTTAATTGAATCAGTAGTTTTGATTGCCACATGAAGCCTATAATTTTGCTTTTGATTTGTCgaggaaaaaagaaatcaagCAAGAGGAATTATgtcaaaaatgttcaattttttttttttgttattgtggCTATTCACCAATTTTTTGGACTATTAATTTCTTTCCTGACTGCTTGATCGATAATCTCTTTATGAGGTTGTTTGTGgactttttgtgtgtgtgattATTGGCAAGTGTTTACTACgattctctttttttgttttgctttcaaaTTAATTCTTTCGGTTGCACGAGTGTTACTACTTACCAGATGAATGGGAATTTTAACAAGCCATCGCAATATAGTATTGGCGGTTCAAGTTGAATATTTTATGTTCTGTTTCTAATCCaatgttttcttcatttttttgcatCAAGTTGAATATTTTTCATCTGTAAATTACAAGTAAAGAAGGGGTGAATAATCAGAGctttgcaatttttgtttgcAAACAAGTTGTTAGACAAGATGCCTTAAGAAAAGAATAACGCGTTGCTTCCTGTCTAAAGCGAGAGCATAAATGTTTTTGCAGGGGTGACGTTATAGGGTTGGTGGGCATAGGTTGCTAGATGTTGTGAGCCGGTGTACCCATATTCTAGAGAATATGCTCAGTAATTGGGGAGATCCTGATGGAGTCTTACTTGCGGGGTGAGTTCTCTCTTCAATGAAGCTCTAAGCCAAATTCTTTTTCCAGGAGGATGAAGTTATATTGTTAGTGGCTCAAGATATAATTTCTCCATTAGTCATGAACATGTCATTTGATGGCTCAACAAATTGAGATAACAGTAATTGCCTCTTAATTGTCAAATTCCTTAATATTCTTTCTGTGTCCTCTTCGTTTGATCATGTTTATAAACATTGAACTATATGTTTCCCAAATAAAGAGGAAAGGAAAGTAGAGATACGAAAGAGCTGTGCATTTTAACCCAAAATTGCTTTGgtccattttcaaatttcatgttcattttccttttcctttcaggacttccaaaatacattttataGCTTTCTGGAGTTTTTTTCTTAGTATCTACCTGAGTTATCCTATGTTTACCCGTAATCAGGTCTCTTATAATACTGTGATGTTTTGAAGCTTCATGGTTGCAACCAAGATTAATTGTCCAAGTAGATTATTTAGGCCTTTTGACTATAAATAAATAGTACCTTTTAACATGATATATAGTTTGGTCATTTTCCTGTCTTTTCAGGTACACTCTGGTGATATGTGGAGGTCTCAGGTCTCAATAAATTCCAATTCCAGTTGATGGTATGTTCCacgattcttttttatttatttgaatgATGACCCGTTTGATACATATTCATATAAGaattcatgtcataaagatctAACGGGGCTTTTACGTGCTAGTTGTAAGCTACCTAACACACAGCCCTCCTCCAACCCCAATTGAAAGGCCCGATTTTGTTTGGTTCATAGAAATTGCAgtggaattttttaaaatttaagtgCTTGGGCCAATTTATGCgtacctcaactaatcttgAGGGACTAATCTCATTGTCCACTAGCGGGGGCCTAAATTAAAGCTTGAGCAAAGACCTGTATGGATTGATTCCAAAGTAATCCACTAGATAGCACTTGGCAACTTTTAAACTTGATGGGGCAAACCCCTGAGgccttggccatttggcctatCCTTAGGGGTCTAAAAATTGCAGTGTAATTATGTGATTGATATCAAGTTTCAATGTAATAAGTGATTGAAAACTTCCAGCAATTGTAGAAGGTGATATCAATTCTTGGTGATGAGGAGAAAAGGGCACTCTATGATCAAACTGGTTGTGTTGATGATGCTATGAGTACTTATCATCATCATTTTCTGCTGCATTTTTGTTGATCAAGAGGCAGTTATCTCATTTCTTCCTTTCCTGAATGGCAGGACCTTGTAGGAGTTTTTCCGAACTATGTAAAGAAAAGTTGCTTTGGTTTCTTACAATCGTGTCTCTTTTTGAACTGCAGGTCATGATATTTGCTTTATATAACACATCTACATTGTTTGCAGATCACTAAGGCTCATATTGAAGAGTTTGAAGCAAACTATAGAGGAGCTGACACAGAGAAAAAGGATTTGATTGACCTGTACAAGAAGTACAAGGGTAACATGAACAGGTCAATCCTCATGGGAGTGAAATACTTATGCTTTTTCCATCTACATACTTGCATTTTCTGTTTAAACTATTTCCTCAAACTTCAAGTTTACAGATTTTTGACCTGATTTTTTCTACGTTACTAACCTTTATTGCATTACATATAGGAGGCAAAAGAAAAGTTCTTGCAGTTGCAGAAGGTGATGTCAATTCTTGTTGTTGAGGAGAAAAGGGCGCTCTATGATCAAACTAGTTGTGTTGATGATGCTATGAGTACTTATCATCATCATTTTCTGCTACATTTTTGTTGATCAAGCGGTAACTATCTCATTTCTTCCTTTCCTGAATGGCAGGACCTTGCAGGAGCTTTTTCCGAACTATGTATAGAAAGGTTGCTTCGGTTTCTTACAATAGTGTCTCTTTTTGGGCTGCAAGTTATAATATTTGATTTATATAACACATCTACATTGTTTGCAGATCACTGAGGCTGATATTGAAGAGTTCGGAGCAAACTACAGAGGATTTGACTCagagaaaaatgatttgattgACCTGTACAAGAAGTACAAGGGTAATTTGAACAGGTGAATCCCCATGGGAGTGAAATAATTATGCTTTTTCCATCTATAGGCGTGCATTTTGTGTTTATTCAGTAAATCAGATGGACCTGTGTAACTGTTTTGTGAAGGAAGATCACAAAGGAATCAAGTTGAGTTAGTCGAGGTGGTCTATAATAGGACAAGCCTGCATGTTGCTCTAGAACAAGGTCCGCATTGGTTTTGAAGTGCCTTTAGGGATGGGTTAGTCTGTAGATTTTGTAATGAGATTCATGGATGCAATAGGAGTATTCATTGGTTAATGGTTGTTGGTAGGAGAAAATGGAGTTGGTTAGAAATGCCATTTGATTATACAATTTAATTTGTGTAAACACTGTTATTATTTAGTTCATGAGTAACGTACTAAAAGCACACTAACAATGTGCTTACTACACACTGAAATTAGACTTCTTTTGTCTCCATTGGTCAATGCTTTTGAATAAGTGCCTTTAGGCATGGGCTCATTTGCTATTAGAATTCATTCTTAGTTAGCATTCtctgcagtgttctaaaaggcgggaTTAATCACCtgttaatgggcgattaatcgaAAATCTGGGTTGTCCAATGAGATTAAGGCTAAAAGGTTGAATTAGGCAGCTAGAAGATTAATCGGAGTTCGGCGGCGATTAATTGCCGCTTCATTAGTCAACGTCTAGGTGGTGATAGGCGATTAATCAGTTCATGGGCAACTAATTGGCTAATGAGTGATTAGGCGGGGTAAAtctaaatttttagaaaacaaaggGGGTAACTGTTATACTCATACCAGGTTATTTAAGGCTTcgaattaggctccgttctagaaacctccttaaaaaataagcagcttgtttcacattttcaaactcaaaaataatataaatgaaaaaaaaatttaaattttttttttgcatcttataaaagatctcatcgagatctcgatgagatcttttaaacaagatctatattgcatatttttagatttcaataagtccataatttttgaacttaaaattacttcttaaaaaataagggcttttttccgtttctggaacggagccttagtgtaAGTGTTGGGCTCTTATTCGATCAGCCTCTCATCGATCTGGGTTTGGGAAGAAACCCAGTCATCGCCGACTGCCGACGCCAGTACATCGACGATCGCCTCTCATCACCGACGCCAGTCATTGCCGCCACTAGTCATCGGCTGCCGCCCGTCATCGCCGACGCCTTTCATCACCATTCACCGCCGCTGTGCCTCACTGCTAACTGCTGTAAGCCTGTAAAGTTTCTCTCAATGCCTCTCTCTCGATCCCCCTCTctctgtaatctctctctctaatttctctatccccctctctctgtagtgagtagtatttttttttttttgacaaaatttaacACTGAGTAGTAGAGTAGTGTAGTATTGTAATTGCACAGTGTAAATTTATGGTTTGGACCGTTTGGTGTAGCCGTGTAGACGTGTAGTAAGTAACTAGTAAGTATTGACTGTATGATACACAATTTAGAagtggtttcatttggtttgaactatgaatATTGAACTTCTATGTCTCCATATTTGAAATGTAGAGAACTGTTAACATTCAGAATTGTTAACATTGAGTATCCAATAGCCAAAGAGACctaagaaattttttgggagagaagatatatcacatcaacTAAAAAAACTATGATTATTAATGGTAGGGACTCTAGGGAGgttgtagaatatttttttaaaaataagccgactaattgctaaaaggcgattaatggccgattaataggtctcgaagcttgaaggtggtcggCCGCCCGCCTAGCGCCGAGCGCTTTATAGAACATTGATTCTCTGAAGGGGTATGATGAAATGTGCAAGTTTTTTGTATCCAACTTAATTGATGAATTGTTAAAATTGGTCTATGCATATTTTGCTTAGGTTAGGGAGGTTGAAAGAGCGGATCATTATGTAGTGATTTAACTAGCTTAGGTtgtgatcatttttttttttttggcaaaacttaGAGAACCttgtttttgtatatattttttgaaattcacttGCTTGAAATTGATTAGATGTACCCTGTTTGaatcttatttaaaaaatcttttcctGAAAAAGTCGGGTTTGTTATCGCCTTATCGGGTTGGTTAGAAGCCAAGAAGGGTAATTCAATTTAGTTGTGCTCAAAGTCTGAACATGTTGCACCGTGCCTGAAGCTCATCCGCTAGTCGAGTATAAAGATCAACTAATTTTGGCCAACTAATTAGGGCTTTGGGGAACCCTTTATTGAGAAATAGTATGGCCAACTAATTTCGGCCTTTTCCCTTTGCAGGTATGATTTGGCGA
It encodes:
- the LOC131328053 gene encoding chaperone protein dnaJ 6-like isoform X2, with the translated sequence MESYLRGPCRSFFRTMYRKITEADIEEFGANYRGFDSEKNDLIDLYKKYKGNLNRYDLAIVWRSTYSFRRPIYVSK
- the LOC131328053 gene encoding chaperone protein dnaJ 6-like isoform X1 → MSILVVEEKRALYDQTSCVDDAMRPCRSFFRTMYRKITEADIEEFGANYRGFDSEKNDLIDLYKKYKGNLNRYDLAIVWRSTYSFRRPIYVSK